DNA from Magnetococcales bacterium:
ATCGATGAGGGTTTGCTTGCGAAACTCCAACAGGGGTTCATTGGCCTTGGAACGCACCTCTTCCAGGGCAGACCGAATTCGGGGAATGGCCAGGGTAGCATTTTCATGGGCGGCTTCCAGTTCGGCGGCTTCGCGTTGCAGACGCAGCAGCTCCACCTGGGACATGACCCCCTGTTTGACCATCGGTTCGGTGATGGTCAACTCCTTGCGAACCATGCTCAGACGGCGATCAATCTGCTTTTGAGATGCGGTCAGCTCGACAATCTCCTGCTCTTTCTGCTCCACCTGACTGCGCAAAATACGCTGGCTGGACTCCAACGACCGCCGCCGACTCAAAAAAAGCTCTTTTTCGCTGTTGGCCAGACCAGGCTGCTCTTTGACAACCTCGGCAGGCGGCACAAACTCTGTGGCCCCCTCGGCCTCGGCGGTCAAACGGGCCGTCCGGGTGAGCAAACCGAGATAACGCATATGATTTTCGCGAAATGTGGAACGGAACTGGGTGTCGTCGATGCGGAGCAGAACATCCCCTTTTTGCACCACGTTGCCTTCCTTGACAAGAATTTCGGCAACGATACCCCCTTCCAGATTCTGCACCACCTGGACCTGCCCCGATGGAATGACACGCCCATTCCCCACGGTGACCTCATCCAAGCCGGCATACCAGGCCCAAACCACCGCTGCCACAAAAAACACTGTGATCAAAAACAACAACAGGTGCGAGAAAGGGTGCAGACGCCTCTGCCGGGCGGCGGCGGTCTCGGGATAGAAATCACTTTCCTGCCAGGCGTCGCTCATCTCACCCTCCAGCCTGCCGGAAGCGACCTTCGGCGAGTTGCCGCAGGACCACATCCCGGGGTCCGTCAGCCAGGATGCGCCCATCCTCCACCAGGATCAACCGTTCCACCAGGGTCAGCAGGGAGGCCTTGTGGGTCACGAGGAGCAGGGTTTTTCCGGGCAGAATGGCCGAGAGATTGTGTTTGAAACGCTCTTCGGCACCACTGTCCATGGCGCTGGTCGGTTCGTCGAGAAGGAGCAGCGGCGGATCGGCCACCAGGGCACGGGCAATGGCCAGACTTTGGCGCTGTCCGCCGGAGAGGCCCCTCCCCCCCTCGCCTATGGGCAGATCAAACCCCTGGGGGTGCCTGCCGATGAAAACGTCTGCCCCAGCCAAGGTCGCGGCCCGCAGGACATCCAGATCGTCGGCAAACGGATGCCCCAGGGTGATATTGTCCCGGGCGGTTCCAAAAAAGAGCAGCGGTTCCTGGGGGACACAGCCGATGCTGCGCCGCAGATCAGCCGGATCAATCTGACGAATATCGGCCCCATCCGCCAATATGGCCCCTTCCTGGGGTTGGAGAAGACCCAAAATCAGCTTGAAAATGGTGCTTTTCCCCGACCCGATCCGCCCAATGAAGCCGACCCGTTCCCCGGCCCGGATATGAAAAGAGACCTGGCGCAGGACCGGGGCAGAGAGACCCGGATACTGGAATAACACCTCCTGGAAGGTGATGCCGCCAGAAAGTTGCGGGCGATGGAGAAAGCGGACTCCCGGGGGACGTTCCACCGGCAGGGTCATGATCCGGTTGAGCATTTTCAGGGAGACCAAAGATTGCTGAAGGCGGACCAGAATGCCGGCAATCTGGGACAAAGGTGCCAGGGCACGGCCCGTCAGAATGGAACAGGCCACCAGGGCACCCGTGGTCAGCTCGCCGGCGGCGATGAGATAGGAACCATGGACCACGACCGCCACCGTGGCCAGATTGGTGGCCAATGCCGCAAAATTGACGGCCAGCGAGGAGATGAAGCGCGATTTCAGGCCCGAATCCGCCGTCATGGCCACGCACTGTTCCCATTTGCGTTGCATGACCCCGGTGGCACCCAGGGTTTGAATCGCTTCCAGACCATTCAAGGTTTCCACAAGAACGGCATGTTTCTGGGACGACTCTTTGAAGCTTTTTTTGACCTCGCGCCCCAGGGGAAACTGCAACAGAATGCCCACCAGCAGAACGACCGGCACGGTCATGAGCGGAAACCAGGCCGCCGACTTGCCCAAAAAGGCCACCATCCAGAGGAACAACACCAGAAAGGGAAGGTCCATGAAGGCCGTCAGGGTGGCCGAGGTAAAAAAATCCCGCAAAGATTCAAATTCATGCAGATGCTTGGCCAAGGCACCGGTCGAGCCGGGCTGGGCCACCATGCGCAGACCGATGACATGTTCGAAGAGCATGCTGGCCATGAGCATGTCGGCCTTTTTGCCGGCCATGTCCAAAAAATAGCCCCGCAACGAACGAAGAATAAAATCAAATAGATAAACCGATGTGACACCAATGGCCAGGACCCACAGGGTCTCCATGGCATTGTTGGGCACCACCCGATCATAGACATTCATCACAAACAACGGACTGGCCAGGGTGAACAGATTGATCAGGAGCGAAGCAATGATCACCTCGCCATAGATCGGCCAATAACGGCGCAGGGTGCCCCAAAACCAGGTCTTGGGGGGGGGATCGGTATGCTCTTCGGCGCGGGAATCGAACTGAAACGCCGGTCG
Protein-coding regions in this window:
- a CDS encoding HlyD family type I secretion periplasmic adaptor subunit, encoding MSDAWQESDFYPETAAARQRRLHPFSHLLLFLITVFFVAAVVWAWYAGLDEVTVGNGRVIPSGQVQVVQNLEGGIVAEILVKEGNVVQKGDVLLRIDDTQFRSTFRENHMRYLGLLTRTARLTAEAEGATEFVPPAEVVKEQPGLANSEKELFLSRRRSLESSQRILRSQVEQKEQEIVELTASQKQIDRRLSMVRKELTITEPMVKQGVMSQVELLRLQREAAELEAAHENATLAIPRIRSALEEVRSKANEPLLEFRKQTLIDLNTAKGELNSIRESMTPMEDRVTRTAVRSPVRGTVLQIKVSTIGQVVRPGVDLMEIMPLEDSLLIEARIRPADIGFLHPGLKTMVKFTAYDYSIYGGLEGELVHISADTIVDDSGERTERGEHFYRIQVRTQKNHLGSPEKPLPIIPGMVVVVDIITGKKTVLDYLLKPILKAKSNALRER
- a CDS encoding type I secretion system permease/ATPase; amino-acid sequence: MTPHSSAAPEPAATTSAAVPEPVATTSAAASGSAATTSAAVPEPVTTTSAAASAPVTTASASPAWETPSGRATWDDPLLQCLVILTRHWHRPASEEALRTGLPLVDNRLTPELFMRAATRAGLAARTMRKSLERISPLTMPVVLLLKERQACILTKRDDVTKMAHVIQPDSGTGTAEISLAELKQHYVGHAIFVRPAFQFDSRAEEHTDPPPKTWFWGTLRRYWPIYGEVIIASLLINLFTLASPLFVMNVYDRVVPNNAMETLWVLAIGVTSVYLFDFILRSLRGYFLDMAGKKADMLMASMLFEHVIGLRMVAQPGSTGALAKHLHEFESLRDFFTSATLTAFMDLPFLVLFLWMVAFLGKSAAWFPLMTVPVVLLVGILLQFPLGREVKKSFKESSQKHAVLVETLNGLEAIQTLGATGVMQRKWEQCVAMTADSGLKSRFISSLAVNFAALATNLATVAVVVHGSYLIAAGELTTGALVACSILTGRALAPLSQIAGILVRLQQSLVSLKMLNRIMTLPVERPPGVRFLHRPQLSGGITFQEVLFQYPGLSAPVLRQVSFHIRAGERVGFIGRIGSGKSTIFKLILGLLQPQEGAILADGADIRQIDPADLRRSIGCVPQEPLLFFGTARDNITLGHPFADDLDVLRAATLAGADVFIGRHPQGFDLPIGEGGRGLSGGQRQSLAIARALVADPPLLLLDEPTSAMDSGAEERFKHNLSAILPGKTLLLVTHKASLLTLVERLILVEDGRILADGPRDVVLRQLAEGRFRQAGG